A single window of Solanum dulcamara chromosome 5, daSolDulc1.2, whole genome shotgun sequence DNA harbors:
- the LOC129890164 gene encoding uncharacterized protein LOC129890164, producing MSDAFEEDTEHTVSIGEFLQDLEEQELEADLVLGGDEGTECTYSKGYMKRQAIFSCLTCTPDGNAGVCTACSLSCHDGHEILELWTKRNFRCDCGNSKFGEFFCKLDASKDVENTKNSYNHNFKGSYCTCGRPYPDPDVEDQLENLQCCICEDWFHEEHLGLESSDMVPRDDRGEPQFEDLICQGCATVCSFLKLYPDSIFAPVQQQTATNSSKDKEVVEDSPLTVGSSKELNNGSSSIETPVPDNSPKEDSNGKAVLHGENAATNTILNQCNKVAGPSTKCVVGLNLLEAPTSLEKSKSMFLSKDWREVLCRCPNCTEFYKQKGLAFLLDREDTIAEYEKMAKQKRAQHEQEQSAELLNNMGHVEKMEVLTGIADLKDEIGTYLASFDPSKPVTSDDVHKIFENLAQKRRRMT from the exons GAGGCAGATCTGGTCTTAGGTGGTGATGAAGGCACGGAATGCACCTATAGTAAAGGTTATATGAAGAGACAAgctattttttcttgtttgacATGCACACCAGATGGGAATGCTGGGGTCTGCACAGCTTGTAGCCTTTCTTGCCATGATGGTCATGAG ATTTTGGAACTATGGACGAAGAGAAACTTCAGGTGTGACTGTGGAAATTCAAAGTTTGGGGAGTTCTTCTGCAAGCTTGATGCTAGCAAAGATGTTGAAAACACGAAGAATTCATATAATCACAATTTCAAAGGTTCATACTGCACTTGTGGCCGGCCATATCCTGATCCTGATGTTGAAGACCAATTGGAAAATCTCCAATGCTGCATCTGTGAGGACTGGTTTCATGAGGAGCATCTTGGTCTTGAGTCCTCTGATATG GTTCCAAGGGATGACAGAGGGGAGCCTCAATTTGAGGATTTAATCTGCCAGGGGTGTGCAACTGTTTGTTCCTTTTTAAAGCTATATCCTGATTCTATCTTTGCACCAGTCCAGCAGCAGACTGCTACAAATTCCTCAAAGGACAAGGAGGTGGTTGAAGATTCTCCCTTGACTGTGGGATCTTCTAAGGAGCTTAACAATGGAAGTTCCTCAATTGAGACTCCCGTACCTGATAATAGTCCTAAAGAAGACAGCAATGGGAAGGCTGTTCTTCATGGAGAAAACGCCGCAACAAACACAATCCTTAATCAGTGTAACAAAGTTGCTGGTCCTAGTACCAAATGTGTTGTTGGACTGAATTTGTTAGAAGCTCCAACTAGCCTTGAGAAAAGCAAGTCAATGTTCCTTTCGAAAGACTGGAGAGAAGTCCTCTGTAGGTGTCCAAATTGCACAGAATTCTACAAACAGAAAGGTCTTGCCTTCTTACTTGATAGAGAGGATACAATTGCCgaatatgagaaaatggcaaagcaGAAGAGAGCTCAACATGAGCAAGAACAGAGCGCTGAGTTGCTTAATAATATGGGCCATGTTGAGAAAATGGAGGTTTTGACTGGTATCGCTGACCTTAAAGATGAGATCGGTACCTACCTG GCATCCTTCGATCCATCAAAGCCAGTTACATCTGATGATGTTCACAAGATTTTTGAGAATCTTGCCCAGAAGCGTAGGCGTATGACTTGA